From Chelatococcus sp. HY11, the proteins below share one genomic window:
- a CDS encoding SMC-Scp complex subunit ScpB, which produces MAEAARAKRAKGRPSDSLLDRELDHLPAEARWREWMNRVEATIFAASEPVDRETLARIVGKSCSIDLLIDDIREELRGRPYDLVAVAGGWKHLTRPAYADAIRSAFGTAVGGSERNLSRSEVLVLMCIAYFQPITRAELSSFFGKEISRDLIGNLRSFGFIASGPRAPQPGAPYTYVTTPAFLLEFGLETLRDLPDFEALEDAGLLSKAELLTGELATVVNEAIRD; this is translated from the coding sequence ATGGCGGAGGCGGCGCGTGCGAAACGGGCGAAAGGGCGACCATCCGACAGTCTGCTGGACCGCGAACTGGATCACCTGCCGGCGGAGGCGCGGTGGCGGGAGTGGATGAACCGGGTGGAGGCAACGATCTTTGCGGCCAGCGAGCCGGTCGACCGCGAGACGCTGGCGCGGATCGTGGGAAAAAGTTGCAGCATCGATCTCCTGATCGACGATATCCGCGAGGAGCTGCGCGGCCGTCCTTATGATCTGGTCGCGGTCGCCGGCGGCTGGAAGCACTTGACCCGGCCCGCCTATGCCGACGCCATCCGCAGTGCATTTGGCACAGCCGTCGGCGGAAGCGAACGTAACCTGTCGCGGTCCGAGGTGCTGGTGCTGATGTGCATCGCCTATTTCCAACCGATCACCCGTGCCGAGCTTTCGTCCTTCTTCGGCAAGGAAATCAGCCGCGACCTGATCGGCAACCTGCGTTCATTCGGGTTCATCGCTTCCGGCCCGCGCGCGCCGCAGCCGGGTGCGCCCTACACCTATGTCACCACACCCGCGTTCCTGCTCGAGTTCGGGCTCGAAACCCTTCGTGATCTCCCCGACTTCGAGGCACTCGAGGATGCGGGATTGCTCAGCAAGGCAGAGCTGCTGACGGGTGAACTGGCAACGGTGGTCAACGAAGCCATACGCGACTAG
- a CDS encoding DUF3830 family protein, which produces MSWPAFDASIRIEVYDDKAPTVAGKIWDALPFKTIQSHALITGPMLLATAPVLTLARENLKLYTDVQPGECLYGAGSQNLIICYGGLTEPEGAGIWGKVYPEDLDTLVKVGHKAWANLIAPYGNDELNPLSKRNILVVCERA; this is translated from the coding sequence ATGTCATGGCCGGCATTCGATGCGAGCATTCGGATCGAGGTCTATGATGACAAGGCGCCCACGGTTGCCGGCAAGATCTGGGACGCACTGCCATTCAAGACCATTCAGTCTCACGCGCTGATTACCGGCCCGATGTTGCTCGCGACTGCGCCGGTGCTCACGCTCGCCCGCGAAAACCTCAAGCTCTATACCGACGTTCAGCCGGGCGAATGCCTTTATGGGGCGGGATCCCAGAACCTCATTATCTGCTACGGCGGACTGACCGAACCCGAAGGCGCGGGTATCTGGGGCAAGGTCTATCCTGAAGACCTGGATACGCTGGTCAAGGTCGGCCACAAGGCCTGGGCGAACCTCATCGCTCCCTACGGCAACGATGAGCTTAATCCGCTATCGAAGCGCAATATTCTCGTGGTGTGCGAGCGGGCTTGA